CGGCAGGGCACACCCGGCTCCAGCGCCACGCGGTCACCGGGCCGCACGCGGGTCACACCGTCCCCCACCGCGTCCACCACGCCGCTGACCTCGTGGCCCAGCACCAGGGGCCCGTTCACCACGAACGGCCCGATCCGGCCGTGCGAGAAGTAATGCACGTCGCTGCCGCACACGCCCACGCGCGTCACGCGGACCCGCACCTCGCGCGCGCCGGGGGCGGTCACGGCCCGCTGCTCCCAGCCGAGGGTGCGCGGCCCGGTCAGCAGGGACGTTCTCGAATTCAGGATCATGTGGCTCCTTCAGTGCGGGGATAACGGACAGGAACAGAGGTGAGGTGCGGGCGGGCAGGGGGGCGCACTGGTGTCTGCCCTCCCTGCCCCCCGGCGGTCACCAGCAGGTGTACCCGCCGTCCACGACCAGGGTGTGCCCCGTGACGAAACTGGCGGCGTCCGAGGCGAGGTACAGCACGGCCGGGGCGATCTCGGCGGGCTCCGCGAGGCGGCCCATGGGGGTTTCTTTCAGCCAGGTGTCGCGCCACTCGGGGGTTTCCAGACCGCGTTTGGTCAGGGGCGTGGCGGTGTAGCCGGGCGCGACGGCGTTCACGCGCACGCCCCGGCCCGCCCACTCGCCCGCCAGGGAGCGGGTCAGGTGAATGACGGCGGCCTTGCTGGCGTTGTACGCCGCCTGCGGTTGCGGGTGGTTGCTGATCAGGCCGCTCATGGACGCGGTGGACACGATGGACCCCCGGCCGCGCGTGAGCATGCCGCGCCCGAATTCACGGCAGCACCAGTACACGCCGTCGAGGTTGACGGTCATCACGGCGCGCCAGTCGTCGTCCGGGGTGTCCTCGGCGGGCGTGTTGCGGACGATCCCAGCGTTGTTCACGAGGATGTCCACCGCGCCGAGTTTCGTGGCGAGCGCGGCGACGGCGGCGGGGTCCGTGACGTTCAGGGTCTCGAACGCCCCGCCGATGCTCCGGGCGGCCTCGTGTCCGGTGTCGGGGTTCAGGTCGGCGATGGTGACGTGCGCGCCGGCTTCGGCGAGTCCGCGGGCGATCTCGAAGCCGATGCCCTGCGCGGCGCCGGTCACGACGGCGCGCTGGCCGCTCA
The DNA window shown above is from Deinococcus aquaticus and carries:
- a CDS encoding SDR family NAD(P)-dependent oxidoreductase, coding for MTILDLFNLSGQRAVVTGAAQGIGFEIARGLAEAGAHVTIADLNPDTGHEAARSIGGAFETLNVTDPAAVAALATKLGAVDILVNNAGIVRNTPAEDTPDDDWRAVMTVNLDGVYWCCREFGRGMLTRGRGSIVSTASMSGLISNHPQPQAAYNASKAAVIHLTRSLAGEWAGRGVRVNAVAPGYTATPLTKRGLETPEWRDTWLKETPMGRLAEPAEIAPAVLYLASDAASFVTGHTLVVDGGYTCW